In Streptomyces puniciscabiei, a single genomic region encodes these proteins:
- a CDS encoding AfsR/SARP family transcriptional regulator, producing MPVERWRAGKSRSLFQYLMLHKNQVMTRNQLRDALWPEAEWRASSSSLKVACCGARSTLGASKQPDAGAPIRLLHRDGGYLLDADDAWCDIEEFRELIHDGMQHRSHGRPDQAEESLTRAITLYHGDFLAGQDEDWIAESREYYRSLALGAFDVLRSTAVERGDADAVFALGQRTLELDALHEPTYQDLIRVAGLRGQPEQAMRWYQLCERRLQRLIGVEPSTDTRQALHLVLSGRGRQVAL from the coding sequence ATGCCGGTCGAGCGTTGGAGGGCCGGGAAGTCACGCAGCCTCTTTCAGTACCTCATGCTGCACAAGAACCAGGTGATGACGCGTAACCAACTGCGGGACGCGCTCTGGCCGGAGGCCGAGTGGCGCGCCTCCTCCAGTTCACTGAAAGTGGCGTGCTGCGGAGCTCGCAGCACGCTCGGCGCCAGCAAGCAGCCGGACGCCGGGGCGCCCATCCGGCTGCTGCACCGGGACGGCGGCTATCTGCTCGACGCAGACGATGCCTGGTGCGACATCGAGGAATTCCGGGAACTGATCCACGACGGTATGCAGCACCGCTCCCACGGCCGCCCGGATCAAGCCGAGGAGAGCCTGACAAGGGCGATCACCCTGTACCACGGGGACTTCCTGGCAGGTCAGGACGAGGACTGGATCGCCGAGTCGCGGGAGTACTACCGGTCCTTGGCACTGGGCGCGTTCGACGTCCTGCGCTCCACTGCGGTGGAGCGCGGCGACGCGGACGCGGTCTTCGCGCTCGGTCAGCGCACGCTGGAGCTCGACGCGCTGCACGAGCCCACCTACCAGGACCTGATCAGGGTCGCGGGCCTGCGCGGCCAGCCGGAGCAGGCGATGCGCTGGTACCAGCTGTGCGAACGACGGCTGCAACGCCTCATCGGCGTCGAGCCCTCCACCGACACCCGACAGGCCCTGCACCTGGTCCTGAGCGGACGCGGCCGACAGGTCGCCCTCTAG